Proteins from one Euwallacea similis isolate ESF13 chromosome 13, ESF131.1, whole genome shotgun sequence genomic window:
- the LOC136412897 gene encoding palmitoyltransferase ZDHHC2-like isoform X1, whose protein sequence is MSNAFIKNLPPAFLLILFAGSYFIYVYYFSLTGITSLHHRLPFLVVINLLAIMLLWSFLATMCSSVGKVPMEYKFSRDQHVVLIHVRSDDDKDDILERFCKGKDLLLETCTSTGSIRYCCICMHIKPDRTHHCSTCKICYLRMDHHCFWLNNCIGFYNYKSFILLIFYTFLYCFFYASTSLRHVTISVLDSSKFARDFSISVGFGAALLLGIATFGFLCYHLYLTGRNETTLENLYPPSFVEEDSTFDLGVLQNFLEVFSGQWYFWFLPVFSSRGSGHAFLVEKK, encoded by the exons atgtcaaatgctttcattaaaaatctcCCTCCAGCATTTCTACTGATTTTATTCGCAGGCTCCTATTTCATTTACGTGTACTACTTCAGCTTGACCGGGATAACGAGTCTTCATCATCGATTACCATTTTTGGTTGTAATCAATTTATTGGCTATAATGTTGCTGTGGTCATTTCTAGCCACTATGTGCTCATCAGTGGGGAAAGTCCCAATGGAATATAAATTCAGTAGAGATCAGCATGTCGTTTTAATTCATGTTCGCTCCGATGACGACAAAGATGATATTCTGGAGCGGTTTTGTAAGGGAAAAGATTTGTTGCTGGAAACCTGCACTTCTACTGGAAGCATTAG GTACTGTTGCATTTGCATGCACATTAAGCCGGACAGAACTCATCATTGCAGCACGTGCAAAATTTGTTATCTCAGGATGGACCATCACTGTTTCTGGTTGAACAACTGCATAGGCTTTTATAACTACAAGAGCTTCATCCTTCTGATCTTCTATACCTTCCTCTACTGTTTCTTCTACGCCAGCACCAGCCTTAGGCACGTCACAATTTCCGTTCTGGACAGTTCTAAGTTCGCTCGAGATTTTTCTATAAGCGTTgg GTTCGGTGCAGCTTTGCTTCTAGGGATAGCGACTTTCGGGTTTCTTTGCTACCATCTGTATCTCACAGGGAGGAATGAGACCACCCTGGAAAATTTGTACCCTCCGAGTTTTGTAGAGGAGGATTCGACGTTCGATTTGGGGGTGCTGCAGAACTTTTTGGAGGTGTTCAGTGGGCAGTGGTATTTCTGGTTTTTACCAGTGTTTAGCTCCCGTGGGAGCGGTCACGCATTTTTagtggaaaaaaaataa
- the LOC136412897 gene encoding palmitoyltransferase ZDHHC2-like isoform X2: protein MSNAFIKNLPPAFLLILFAGSYFIYVYYFSLTGITSLHHRLPFLVVINLLAIMLLWSFLATMCSSVGKVPMEYKFSRDQHVVLIHVRSDDDKDDILERFCKGKDLLLETCTSTGSIRYCCICMHIKPDRTHHCSTCKICYLRMDHHCFWLNNCIGFYNYKSFILLIFYTFLYCFFYASTSLRHVTISVLDSSKRVKSGNCIGFRFGAALLLGIATFGFLCYHLYLTGRNETTLENLYPPSFVEEDSTFDLGVLQNFLEVFSGQWYFWFLPVFSSRGSGHAFLVEKK from the exons atgtcaaatgctttcattaaaaatctcCCTCCAGCATTTCTACTGATTTTATTCGCAGGCTCCTATTTCATTTACGTGTACTACTTCAGCTTGACCGGGATAACGAGTCTTCATCATCGATTACCATTTTTGGTTGTAATCAATTTATTGGCTATAATGTTGCTGTGGTCATTTCTAGCCACTATGTGCTCATCAGTGGGGAAAGTCCCAATGGAATATAAATTCAGTAGAGATCAGCATGTCGTTTTAATTCATGTTCGCTCCGATGACGACAAAGATGATATTCTGGAGCGGTTTTGTAAGGGAAAAGATTTGTTGCTGGAAACCTGCACTTCTACTGGAAGCATTAG GTACTGTTGCATTTGCATGCACATTAAGCCGGACAGAACTCATCATTGCAGCACGTGCAAAATTTGTTATCTCAGGATGGACCATCACTGTTTCTGGTTGAACAACTGCATAGGCTTTTATAACTACAAGAGCTTCATCCTTCTGATCTTCTATACCTTCCTCTACTGTTTCTTCTACGCCAGCACCAGCCTTAGGCACGTCACAATTTCCGTTCTGGACAGTTCTAA gaGGGTGAAATCGGGGAATTGTATTGGTTTTAGGTTCGGTGCAGCTTTGCTTCTAGGGATAGCGACTTTCGGGTTTCTTTGCTACCATCTGTATCTCACAGGGAGGAATGAGACCACCCTGGAAAATTTGTACCCTCCGAGTTTTGTAGAGGAGGATTCGACGTTCGATTTGGGGGTGCTGCAGAACTTTTTGGAGGTGTTCAGTGGGCAGTGGTATTTCTGGTTTTTACCAGTGTTTAGCTCCCGTGGGAGCGGTCACGCATTTTTagtggaaaaaaaataa
- the LOC136412894 gene encoding histone deacetylase 8-like isoform X2, producing the protein MSKNQIAYIYSDELKAECDKVLFMQNRASIVHNLICSYQLLSSPNIFIVANRKATEEELKAFHSSSYVDFLKAQNSFDLNLDEINDDHLEYGLAYDCPPFKTIFDFCLNVAGGSLSAAKVLASKKVQVAINWFGGWHHALRDSAVGFCYINDVVLAIQFLSKHFQKILYIDLDIHHGDGVQYAFEYSNRILTLSFHRYEIGFFPGTGTIEDVGKGKGKFYSLNVPFKSGLNDNSFTRVFKQLFPVVLDSFKPNAIVLQCGADGLNGDHVGECNLTLKGLGNCVKSVLNCNLPTLLLGGGGYNAPNTARLWTYITAIALNRDVDNDIPDSFESIWSQL; encoded by the exons ATGTCAAAAAACCAAATTGCATATATCTATAGTGACGAATTGAAGGCAGAATGCGATAAAGTACTCTTCATGCAAAACAGG GCTTCAATTGTGCACAATTTAATATGCAGCTACCAGCTTTTGTCCTCGCCAAACATCTTTATAGTGGCAAACAGGAAAGCAACTGAAGAAGAACTGAAAGCTTTTCATTCAAGCTCATATGTGGACTTCCTGAAAGCTCAGAATTCCTTTGATTTGAACTTAGATGAAATTAATG ATGATCACTTAGAATATGGCTTGGCTTACGATTGTCCTCctttcaaaactatttttgattTCTGTTTAAATGTTGCTGGAGGCTCATTGTCAGCTGCGAAAGTGTTAGCATCAAAAAAGGTTCAAGTAGCAATAAATTGGTTTGGTGGTTGGCATCATGCTTTGAG agATAGCGCAGTAGGTTTTTGCTACATAAATGATGTAGTACTGGCAATACAGTTCCTGTCCAAACATTTCCAAAAGATACTCTACATTGATCTGGACATTCACCATG GTGATGGTGTTCAATATGCCTTTGAATACAGCAACAGAATATTAACCCTCTCATTTCATAGATATGAAATAGGTTTTTTCCCTGGCACTGGTACCATAGAGGATGTGGGTAAAGGCAAGGGAAAATTTTACTCATTAAATGTCCCTTTTAAAAGTGGCCTTAATGACAACTCATTTACCAGAGTCTTTAAACAGTTATTTCCTGT GGTCTTAGATAGTTTTAAGCCCAATGCAATAGTTCTTCAGTGTGGAGCTGATGGTTTAAATGGTGATCATGTAGGCGAAtgtaatttaactttaaaaggACTGGGAAATTGTGTGAAAAGcgttttaaattgcaatttacCTACTTTGCTCTTGGGAGGgg GGGGTTACAATGCTCCAAACACAGCTCGTTTATGGACGTATATAACTGCCATAGCATTGAACAGGGATGTGGATAATGATATTCCTGATTCATTTGAG TCGATTTGGTCCCAGTTATGA
- the LOC136412894 gene encoding histone deacetylase 8-like isoform X1 codes for MSKNQIAYIYSDELKAECDKVLFMQNRASIVHNLICSYQLLSSPNIFIVANRKATEEELKAFHSSSYVDFLKAQNSFDLNLDEINDDHLEYGLAYDCPPFKTIFDFCLNVAGGSLSAAKVLASKKVQVAINWFGGWHHALRDSAVGFCYINDVVLAIQFLSKHFQKILYIDLDIHHGDGVQYAFEYSNRILTLSFHRYEIGFFPGTGTIEDVGKGKGKFYSLNVPFKSGLNDNSFTRVFKQLFPVVLDSFKPNAIVLQCGADGLNGDHVGECNLTLKGLGNCVKSVLNCNLPTLLLGGGGYNAPNTARLWTYITAIALNRDVDNDIPDSFEYFSRFGPSYELNIEAGRKSDLNNDEYLNSVVETLKSYCGNVAANK; via the exons ATGTCAAAAAACCAAATTGCATATATCTATAGTGACGAATTGAAGGCAGAATGCGATAAAGTACTCTTCATGCAAAACAGG GCTTCAATTGTGCACAATTTAATATGCAGCTACCAGCTTTTGTCCTCGCCAAACATCTTTATAGTGGCAAACAGGAAAGCAACTGAAGAAGAACTGAAAGCTTTTCATTCAAGCTCATATGTGGACTTCCTGAAAGCTCAGAATTCCTTTGATTTGAACTTAGATGAAATTAATG ATGATCACTTAGAATATGGCTTGGCTTACGATTGTCCTCctttcaaaactatttttgattTCTGTTTAAATGTTGCTGGAGGCTCATTGTCAGCTGCGAAAGTGTTAGCATCAAAAAAGGTTCAAGTAGCAATAAATTGGTTTGGTGGTTGGCATCATGCTTTGAG agATAGCGCAGTAGGTTTTTGCTACATAAATGATGTAGTACTGGCAATACAGTTCCTGTCCAAACATTTCCAAAAGATACTCTACATTGATCTGGACATTCACCATG GTGATGGTGTTCAATATGCCTTTGAATACAGCAACAGAATATTAACCCTCTCATTTCATAGATATGAAATAGGTTTTTTCCCTGGCACTGGTACCATAGAGGATGTGGGTAAAGGCAAGGGAAAATTTTACTCATTAAATGTCCCTTTTAAAAGTGGCCTTAATGACAACTCATTTACCAGAGTCTTTAAACAGTTATTTCCTGT GGTCTTAGATAGTTTTAAGCCCAATGCAATAGTTCTTCAGTGTGGAGCTGATGGTTTAAATGGTGATCATGTAGGCGAAtgtaatttaactttaaaaggACTGGGAAATTGTGTGAAAAGcgttttaaattgcaatttacCTACTTTGCTCTTGGGAGGgg GGGGTTACAATGCTCCAAACACAGCTCGTTTATGGACGTATATAACTGCCATAGCATTGAACAGGGATGTGGATAATGATATTCCTGATTCATTTGAG TATTTCAGTCGATTTGGTCCCAGTTATGAGCTGAACATTGAAGCAGGAAGAAAGTCAGACCTGAATAATGacgaatatttaaattctgtAGTTGAAACTTTGAAGTCCTATTGTGGTAATGTTGCTGCAAATAAATAA